In candidate division KSB1 bacterium, the DNA window GGAAGTTGCCACCCGGCTCATGCAAAAATACGATCGCGTCGCGCTGCCAGTTACGGACTCCGGCGGCGTTTTGCTCGGCATCGTGACGGTCGACGACATTCTCGACGTGGTGCAGGCGGAGGCGACGGAAGACATCCACAAAATGGCCGCCGTCGAAACCCTCGACGAGCCGTACATGTGTTGGCGTCCATCATGAAGCGCATGCGGCCGGCTTTGTCGTAAATGTAAAAGTACGTCGCCTGTGCGTCCGGCGTGGTTTTCTGCTTGAGACGGCCGAAGAAGTCATAACTCATCACAATCGGCCAATCGCCAGCCACGGAGCCGGCCGGCGGGTTGTGATAATTGGGCGGATTGATTTGGACGACGTTGCCGAAGTCGTCATATTGATAACTGGTGGTGGGATAAATGCCACTGCCGTTGGGGCCGGTAGGTTTATCGGCTTTGCGCGAGGTAAGTTTTCGAATAGACTACAAGCACGGCGGCATTGAATTTTAACTACTGTTTTAAGAGTTTTCTTGTGGGGGAAAAAACGCCTTTTGTCCCTATCCCTGCACTAATCGTAATTGCTTTAATATCTTGAGCAATGGAGGCGCCGGGGATGATGAAAAAATTTAAATGAGGGGTCAATGCAAAACGAAAGCCGGCCGCAACTGTGATCGCGCTTGCAAACGAATTAGAATTGTTGGAATTTTCAAGGGGAATGAGAAGATCCATGCCGCCACTTGCAGCAAAGATGATTTTGGGGTTGATCTTTGAGCTTGCCATACTGAAAAAGCCAAAACTAAAGGCCTGCGCTTGTCGTGCTCCGTTGTATTTTGTTTTTACAGATGCCAAGCCAGCCCGAATTCCTGATGAATGAAGGAATATTTAGCGTGGTGAAATTCGTCCGCCGCGCTGACGCTGATCTTGTTGTGCAGGCAAACCTGCTATATTCGTGGGACACCTGCGGCAGAAAACCGCGCCCCCTGGGCCTCGAGATTCGGATTCCGCATTCCAAAAAACATCGCATCAGGAA includes these proteins:
- a CDS encoding CBS domain-containing protein, with product MALAAHDDQEVATRLMQKYDRVALPVTDSGGVLLGIVTVDDILDVVQAEATEDIHKMAAVETLDEPYMCWRPS